The following are encoded in a window of Lentisphaerota bacterium genomic DNA:
- a CDS encoding Pyrrolo-quinoline quinone, whose protein sequence is MSHVPFRRLLCLLLVQWPLADRIGRAGERVAATGASWPISRGDAALTGTTPARPPGKPALRWSVDAKAKIVAAPVIHDGTVFAAAADGTVHALRLADGVPLWTFKAGAGIEASPLVADGFLYAGDLDGKLYALEAASGRRAWVYATEGQIMGGPNRAPGDPPLILAGSYDRLLHAVNARTGERVWAYETGNSINGLPAVGNGIALVGGCDERVHAVRLKDGAAAAVFPAGSYVAASPAVRDGVAYVGHYQGEVLALDLTKNQVRWRFAAADAPAFFASVAVTSTRVLAASRAGVVHCLSRDTGREIWRFQAQDEIDSSPVVARDRVLFGSRDGRLTMLRYDTGELLWSYLVGSPITAAVAVVDGWIVVGAADGVLYAFGEGK, encoded by the coding sequence ATGTCTCACGTCCCATTTCGCCGCCTGCTCTGCCTGTTGCTGGTCCAGTGGCCGCTCGCCGACCGGATCGGCCGGGCCGGAGAACGCGTGGCGGCCACAGGGGCATCCTGGCCGATTTCGCGGGGCGATGCGGCGTTGACCGGCACCACTCCCGCGCGGCCGCCCGGAAAACCGGCGCTGCGCTGGAGCGTTGACGCGAAGGCGAAGATTGTGGCGGCGCCGGTCATCCATGACGGAACCGTCTTCGCGGCGGCGGCCGACGGGACGGTGCACGCCCTGCGGCTGGCCGACGGCGTGCCGCTCTGGACTTTCAAAGCCGGCGCCGGGATCGAGGCCTCGCCGCTGGTGGCCGACGGTTTTCTCTACGCCGGTGATCTCGACGGCAAGCTTTACGCGCTGGAGGCCGCGTCGGGCCGACGCGCGTGGGTGTATGCCACTGAGGGGCAGATCATGGGCGGGCCGAATCGCGCACCGGGCGATCCACCGCTCATCCTGGCGGGCAGTTACGACCGCCTTCTGCATGCCGTGAACGCCCGCACCGGGGAGCGGGTCTGGGCCTACGAGACCGGGAACTCCATCAACGGCCTGCCGGCGGTCGGCAACGGGATCGCGCTGGTGGGCGGTTGCGATGAACGGGTGCATGCGGTCCGGCTGAAGGACGGTGCCGCCGCCGCCGTCTTTCCGGCGGGCTCCTATGTCGCCGCCTCGCCTGCCGTGCGGGACGGCGTGGCGTATGTCGGCCACTACCAGGGCGAGGTGCTTGCCCTGGATCTGACGAAGAACCAGGTTCGCTGGCGCTTTGCGGCGGCAGACGCCCCCGCGTTCTTCGCGTCCGTCGCGGTGACCTCCACGCGCGTCCTGGCCGCGAGTCGCGCGGGCGTCGTGCACTGCCTCTCCCGCGACACCGGCCGGGAGATCTGGCGCTTCCAGGCCCAAGACGAGATCGATAGTTCCCCCGTGGTCGCCCGGGACCGGGTGCTCTTCGGATCGCGCGACGGACGGCTCACCATGCTTCGGTACGACACGGGTGAGCTCCTGTGGTCATATCTGGTGGGGAGCCCGATCACCGCCGCCGTCGCCGTCGTGGACGGATGGATCGTGGTTGGCGCAGCCGATGGCGTCCTCTACGCGTTCGGAGAGGGAAAATGA
- a CDS encoding glycosyltransferase family 4 protein, producing MDRGWRSRWRPLRVRRGKMNIVHIVPGSGGGFYCQNCVRDIGLVKALQAAGHDVLFVPMYLPFLEPVGGTVAQAPVFYGAVNVYLQHKIPFYNRLPASWRRRLDAPGVLRWAAAKAGTTEADGLGDLTLGVLDGPDGPHRRELEQMTDWLKTQPRPDIVHVSNALLLGLAPTLRDALGARIVCTLQDEDTWLDALPPPYRERGWQRVAELSRSVDAFTPVSAYYAGKMRKRLNLTEARCHTIPIGIDVDACAPPPTAPATPTLGFLSELTPPHGLDILVEAFLALRRRPELASLRLRITGGNRDAHTPFLARIRARIAASEHAAAVEFVDACHEPHRIAFLQSLSVLSVPAIRPEAFGLFQIEAMACGVPVVQPRLGAYPEIVAATGGGVIYDGPGAGALAEALFPLLADPALAARIGAVGRATVVEKFSLARMAAEMTRVYRLVREGRP from the coding sequence ATGGATCGTGGTTGGCGCAGCCGATGGCGTCCTCTACGCGTTCGGAGAGGGAAAATGAACATCGTCCACATTGTGCCTGGCTCCGGCGGCGGCTTCTATTGCCAAAACTGTGTCCGCGATATCGGGCTGGTAAAGGCCCTGCAGGCCGCCGGCCATGACGTGCTGTTCGTGCCGATGTATCTTCCCTTCCTGGAGCCGGTCGGCGGCACCGTCGCTCAGGCACCGGTGTTCTACGGCGCGGTCAATGTCTATTTACAGCATAAAATCCCGTTTTACAACCGGCTGCCGGCGTCGTGGCGGCGTCGACTGGATGCGCCCGGCGTGCTACGCTGGGCTGCGGCGAAGGCTGGGACCACCGAAGCCGATGGGCTCGGCGATCTCACACTCGGCGTGCTCGACGGCCCGGATGGCCCCCACCGGCGCGAGCTCGAGCAGATGACGGATTGGCTGAAGACGCAGCCCCGGCCGGATATCGTGCATGTCTCCAACGCGCTGCTGCTGGGGCTGGCACCAACCCTTCGCGACGCCCTGGGCGCGAGGATCGTGTGCACGTTGCAAGACGAGGACACGTGGCTGGACGCGCTCCCGCCGCCCTATCGCGAGCGAGGCTGGCAGCGCGTCGCCGAGCTGAGCCGCTCGGTGGATGCGTTCACGCCGGTCAGCGCCTATTATGCGGGAAAGATGCGGAAACGCCTGAACCTGACTGAGGCCCGGTGCCATACGATACCGATCGGCATCGACGTGGACGCCTGTGCGCCGCCGCCAACGGCACCCGCGACGCCAACCCTGGGTTTTCTTTCCGAACTGACGCCTCCTCACGGGCTGGACATTCTGGTGGAGGCTTTTCTGGCGTTGCGGCGCCGCCCCGAGCTGGCCAGCCTCCGGTTGCGCATCACAGGCGGCAACCGCGACGCGCACACGCCGTTCCTCGCACGGATACGCGCACGCATCGCCGCGTCGGAACACGCCGCAGCAGTCGAATTCGTCGATGCCTGCCACGAACCCCATCGCATCGCCTTTCTCCAGTCGCTCAGCGTGCTGTCGGTTCCCGCCATCCGGCCCGAGGCGTTCGGGCTGTTCCAGATTGAGGCCATGGCCTGCGGCGTCCCCGTGGTGCAGCCCCGGCTGGGCGCCTATCCGGAGATCGTCGCCGCCACCGGCGGCGGCGTGATTTACGATGGACCGGGGGCCGGGGCGCTGGCCGAAGCCCTGTTTCCCCTGCTGGCGGATCCGGCGCTCGCCGCGCGCATCGGCGCGGTCGGCCGCGCGACGGTGGTCGAAAAATTCAGTTTGGCGCGGATGGCCGCAGAGATGACCCGCGTGTATCGCCTCGTGCGCGAGGGCCGACCGTAA